The Actinomadura graeca nucleotide sequence CGGCCTCCTGATGATCCTCTCCGACCGGCTCGAACTCGGAGCCTCCCTCAAGTTCGTCGTCCACAGCCTCGGCGTCGTGGCCTTACTCAGCCTCATCGGCACCCCGCTGGGCGCGGTCGTCGGCACCGCCCTCGACGCCGCCGACCTCGGCGGAGAGGACACCGGTACCGTCGCGGAGCAGTTCACGATCATCGCCGTGTGCGGCATCACCGGCGCGGCAGCGGGAAGCGCGATCAGTGCGATCGTGCTGACGTTCGGCGCCTTCGTCGAACGCTTCCGCGTCCGGATGGCATCGCTCTTCGAGCGCGCCAGCGGCGCCCTCACCATCGCCGTGGCCCAGTGCGGCGGCTACATCGCGCTCTCCACCTTCCTGCTGAGGAGGGACCTCGCCGACACCCTCGACGACACCTATCTCGGCAACCTCGTGCTGCTGGCCCTCCTGGGCGCCTCCATGGGCCTCGTGTTCGGTGTCGTCATCGGCATGCTCGGCGCGGCCGTCCTGGTCGCCGCCGTCCTGGTCCAGGTGCTGGCGGGTTTCCTCGGTTCGACGCTCACCCGCGCGAGGCCGACGGCCGCCGCGACGGACCTCGCCGACACCATGGACGATCCCTGGCCCATCCGGACCGCCGCGACGCTCATGCCCTCCGCTTACGGACGGCGGTGGCGCGACGACTTCGCCGAGGCCCGGTACGACTACGACCGCGGCGAGCATCCCCGGCTGCTCCGCGACTACCTCCTGCACGCCCCGGCGGCGATCGCCTGGGCCTGGATCGCGACCCTCCGCTGCCACTTCCCCGGCGCCACGAACACCTCGGGACGGCGATGATGACCACGCCCGCCGACGTCAAGCCCGCCGCGTCCGGCCGAGGGGTCTCCTTCGGCCTGGCCGCGACCATCCTGGCGATCCCCACGGGAATCGCGTTCATCAATCCGGATCTGGCGGTCGTCCTCGCCAGTGCCGAACTCGCCCTCATGCTCACCGTCCTGGTCACCGCGGTTTTCGCGCCGCGCACCGTCAGCGAGCGCGCCTTCCGCCTGCTGCGCTGGATGACCGGCCATCCCGAACCGGCCCGGCCCGCCGAGGCCCAAGCGGAAGAACCGGCGGCCCCTGGCCCGGCGCGGGCTGAGTGGCGATAGTGGGGCGATGGACGCGACGCCGCGGGCAGAGGTGCTGCGGGCGGAGCTGATGCGCCGGGCCGCCCGAGATCAGAGAGTGCGCACCTCGACGCCGCCGACGTCCCTGTCCCCGCTCACGGCGTTGCGCTTCCTCTGGGTCGACGACAGGAACACCGCCTGGCTCGACCGCGTCGTCCGGCGGACCGGATGGCCGGGGATCGCGCTGGTCGGGCCGGCGGCGGCCCACGCGGCCTGGCTGCTCGCCCAGCACGCCGACCGGCGGCGGCGCACGCAGCGCCGTTTCCTCCTCGCCATGCGCGAAGCGGCCGGACGCGGCGACGCCGACCGCAAGGACCTCGCCTACCTGGAGGACCGCGTCCGGGTCAACGCCGGCCGCCCGCAGCGGTACGGCACCCAGTACGGCCTGACCGCCGCCGGATTCGGCCCGCGGCCGATCGAGGACCCGGACGGCCTGGACGCCCGCCGCGCCGAGGTGGGTCTGCCGCCCATCGGCGACCACGACG carries:
- a CDS encoding DUF6624 domain-containing protein, which produces MDATPRAEVLRAELMRRAARDQRVRTSTPPTSLSPLTALRFLWVDDRNTAWLDRVVRRTGWPGIALVGPAAAHAAWLLAQHADRRRRTQRRFLLAMREAAGRGDADRKDLAYLEDRVRVNAGRPQRYGTQYGLTAAGFGPRPIEDPDGLDARRAEVGLPPIGDHDAAPRRHPTV